The genomic window CTGAGATCGTTGCCCAGCACAAACGGTCACTGATAATTGATGCGATGAGTGCCTTTGGAGCCATTCCTCTGGATGCGAAGCAGGTACAGTTTGATGCCGTGATGGCCTCTTCGAACAAGTGTTTGGAAGGTGTCCCGGGGATGGGCTATGCGGTTATCCGTAGGGAGAAACTAGAACAGAGCAAAGGCAATGCACACTCGCTGAGCTTGGATTTGTACGATCAATGGCAGGCTATGGAAGCTAGTTCCCAGTGGCGCTTTACCCCACCGACGCATGTTTTGATTGCTTTTGATAAAGCGATCGAACAATTTGAGAAAGAAGGTGGTGTAGCAGGGCGCAACGCTCGCTATTCGGAGAATTGCCGAACGCTTATTTCCGGAATGGCAGATCTAGGTTTTGAACCTCTGTTGCCTCCCGAGCGACAAGCACCAATCATCGTCACCTTTCAGATGCCTGCTGATCCAGCCTTTGATTTCCAAACGTTTTATGATTTAGTCAAGGAACGTGGATACATCTTATATCCCGGGAAACTGACCGTTGCTCCAAGTTTCCGGGTGGGTTGCATCGGTCATCTCCAGCCGACAGATATGCAGGCTGCAGTAGATGCGATGAAAGCGGTTCTAGTAGAAATGGGTGTTGCTAGTGGCAAGCCTGCTTAAAGTGTTCAACTCGTAAGAATGATTCCAATGAATTCACCACTAACTGTAAACGGTAGAGAATACTCCTGGCCCCAGCAACCGCTCGTGGCTGTCTGTATTGATGGGTCCCAACCGGAGTACATCGAAGAAGCGATCGCAGGGGGCCACATGCCCTTCACGCAAAAAATGCTGGAATCCGGTACGGACTTGCGTGGACAGAGTGTCGTCCCCAGCTTTACAAATCCGAATAATCTCTCGATTGTCACGGGCGTCCCACCGAGGGTTCACGGGATTTCTGGAAACTTCTTTCTGGATCCTGAATCTGGCCAAGAAGTGATGATGAATGATCCGAAGTTCCTGCGTACTGGGACACTTTTTCA from SAR324 cluster bacterium includes these protein-coding regions:
- a CDS encoding 2-aminoethylphosphonate--pyruvate transaminase — encoded protein: MSLTPNDPRLLTPGPLTTSHETKAAMLQDWGSRDAAFLEANARVRQKLLEIAGATSTHVCVPLQGSGTFAVEAALGTLISRSGEALVLVNGAYGQRMTKMLGYMQRAFVIQETPEDSPPDLETLQQTLANDSAITHVLAVHCETTSGILNPVEQIAEIVAQHKRSLIIDAMSAFGAIPLDAKQVQFDAVMASSNKCLEGVPGMGYAVIRREKLEQSKGNAHSLSLDLYDQWQAMEASSQWRFTPPTHVLIAFDKAIEQFEKEGGVAGRNARYSENCRTLISGMADLGFEPLLPPERQAPIIVTFQMPADPAFDFQTFYDLVKERGYILYPGKLTVAPSFRVGCIGHLQPTDMQAAVDAMKAVLVEMGVASGKPA
- a CDS encoding alkaline phosphatase family protein, yielding MNSPLTVNGREYSWPQQPLVAVCIDGSQPEYIEEAIAGGHMPFTQKMLESGTDLRGQSVVPSFTNPNNLSIVTGVPPRVHGISGNFFLDPESGQEVMMNDPKFLRTGTLF